The genomic stretch TTGAACTTTGGGCTATAGCCAAGTGGTAAGGCAACGGACTTTGACTCCGTCATTCGTTGGTTCGAATCCAGCTAGCCCAGTTTGATACACATAGCTGACACTTTTTACGTTATAGCGTGAAAGAATGTCAGCTTTTTCATGTGTTGCATGACATGTAAAATACATCATTCTCCAGCAGCGATTAATTTGCAATGGACAAGCGCTGTTTCTTTTGCGAGATATTTCGTAGTGCTGAAGGATTATAACCAACAACGAGTTTTGTTCCATCTGTAATAATAGGACGTCTAAGCAGCTTCGGCTCTCTCGTAAGGAGCTCAACCATTTCAGTAAAGGTCAATTCATTCACATCAATTTTTAATTGTTTGAAAGTTTGGCTTCTTGTCGCCAGGATTTCATCAATGCCTTCCGTCGTTAGTGACAGGATCTGTTTTAATTCAGAGGATGATGGGGTTTCACGAAATAGATGACGCTCACCGAAATCAATATCATTTTTTTTCAACCAGGCCTTCGTCTTTCTGCATGATGTGCAACTCGGGTACGTATAAAATGTAATAGCTTTATTTTCTTCCATGGATAAACCTCCCTTAAAAGTATGTAGCAATACTTTGTACCCAAAATACCGACCCCCTAAAACCTGTTTTTTTATCTTTTCGTACATTTTTTGAAATTTTTTCGTAGAAGTGGGCTTTTTACCGGTTTCGTAAAA from Aureibacillus halotolerans encodes the following:
- a CDS encoding Spx/MgsR family RNA polymerase-binding regulatory protein, which codes for MEENKAITFYTYPSCTSCRKTKAWLKKNDIDFGERHLFRETPSSSELKQILSLTTEGIDEILATRSQTFKQLKIDVNELTFTEMVELLTREPKLLRRPIITDGTKLVVGYNPSALRNISQKKQRLSIAN